GCGGCACCGAGGCCTACCCCATCTCCTCGACCCGTCCGATCGAGTCCCCGACTGAGGCGGGCGTCGCCGTCGTCGGCGGCGCGATGGGCGCGACCTCTGCGTTCCACGAAGGTGGCGACCACGTCGCCGTCCGGACCGGGAAGATCGCCGGCCGACTCGCCGGGCAGGGCCGACTGGACAAGTACAACCGCCAGTGGAAGCGCGCCATCGGCGAGGAGGTCCGCCGCAACGTCGCCCTGGCGGACATGGTGCGGGGCTGGGAGCCGGCCGACTGGGACAATACGTTCAGGCTCGTGGACGGCATGATGGACCGCGGGTCGTACTCGCCCTCGCAGGCGCTGACCGCCGGCCTCAACGGGATCAAACTCGTCGGCGAGTACAAGCTCCGGAAACTGAGCCTCGGCTCCGGCCGGTACGTCCAGTTGCGCCAGGACGACTACCTGTTCTAGCGCGACAGCCCTTTGCCGGTGGGTCGCCTACCGCCGAGTGCGTGCCTTTAGTCCCCGCCCGAGCACACCCATCTGGGCGCGATGACCACGCGGAGAACCCGGGCACGCGACACACGAGTGGCGGCCGCAAGCCGCCTCGCGTATTTGGGGACGCTATCGCGTCCCCCACCCGGCACGAGGGTTTCCCGGCCGACAGGGCACACCGCCCCGGATGAGGCCGGTCGTTAGTGTTCCGGGTGTACATTTTGAGTGTGCTACTGGTAACACGTATAAATGATATAAGTCACTTCAAGCACCGTCTATCGTTGAGGCAAGTTCTTCCGTATTGGCCCCTCTTTTTCATCGGAATTCTGAAATCATTGACGACGACGCTCCAGAGACGAGGTCCGGCGGAAGGACTCACATCTATCAGGTTTGGGTATCCGTGCTGCATATAGCACAAATTCTATGTGATCAGTCGAACAACTCCCGGAGGAGAGAAAATAGATGAGTCCTCTCTTTTTTCTTTTGTTATGGAACAATAGTCTCCCTCTACAGCAACTCCCCGTGCAGCTGCCAGTCTCGCCCGACGTGGCCGTCGTACTGGCGATCATCGCCATCGTCTTCGTCCTCTTCGTCACCCAGCCGGTACCGATCGACGCCACCGCGGTCGGTCTCGTGGTCGCACTCGTCCTCCTCGGCGAGTGGACCGGCGTGTCACCAGCGGAGGGCGTCTCGGGGTTCTCGAATCCGGCGACGCTCACGGTGCTGGCGATGTTCGTTCTGAGCGAGGGCGTCCGACGGACCGGCGTCATCCAGATACTCACGCGGAAACTGATCGCCTTCGCCGGGGACAACGAGTTCAAACAGTTGCTCGCTACGGTCACTCTCTCCGGGCCGCCGGGCGGAGTCGTCAGCAACGTCTCGGTCGTCGCCGTGTTGATACCGGCGATAATGAATCTCGCTCGGCAAACGAAGACGTCCCCCTCGAAGCTACTGATACCACTGTCGTTCGCCTCGATGCTCGGCGGCATGCTCACCGTCGTCGGGACGATAACGAACCTCCTGGCGAGCGAGGTGTGGGTCCAGGTAGGCGGTCCCGACGCACAGCCCTTCGCGCTGCTCGAGTTCACACACCTGGGCGCCATCGTCTTGCTCGTGGGGATCGTGTACCTGCTCACCGTCGGTCGATACCTCACTCCAGCACGGATCGAGCCGACTGAGTCGCCCACCGACGCGTTCGGCATGACCGACTACCTCACCGACGTCGTCGTCATGGAGGACTCGCCGCTCGTCGGTTCCCGGGTCGGTGAATTGAGCGAGGAAGATCTGGACCTCGACGTGTTCCAGATCGTTCGTGGCAACCGGACGATCGCCCGGGGACTCGGATCGGAACGGATCCAGGCTGGCGACGTCCTCTCTGTCAGGGCCGACCAGGAAACCCTCCAGGAGGTCATCGAGCAAGACCACGTGCAGCTGTTACCGGAGGTCATGGAAGCGGCCACGGAGGACGATGCGTCCCTCCCGCCTGGCTTCTCGCCACGGCGTCACGGCTGGGAGTCGCTCGACGCGGAACGCAGCGACTCTCTCGCCGAGGACGAGGCCTCGAGCGAAGACACGGCGGAGGACGGCGACGAGACGGCCGAGGAGGCCTCCGACGAGGCGATCGAACTCACCGAAGTCGTGCTATTGCCCGGCCCCTGGTCGAGTCGGCGCAGCGGAGTTGCAGACTTCGAGCGCGACTACGACGTGACAGTGCTGGCGATCCGGCGCGGCGACGAGGTGATCCGCCAGCGCCTCCGAGAGGTCCGGTTGCAGGCCGGCGACGTCATCCTCGTCCAGGCGCCCGACCAGGTACTCGATCGCATCGCGCGGGACACGAACGTCGCTATCGGGGGTGAGGACAGATGGGAGGATTTCGACCGTTCGAAGATCCCCATCGCGCTGGGAATCCTCGCCGGCGCCCTCGGACTCGCAGCACTCGACGTCCTCGGGCTGATGACGAGTGCGCTGACGGGCGTCGCGGCGATGTTCTTCACGGGCATCCTCACGCCCGAGGACGCATACGAAGCCATCGACTGGGAAGTGATCTTCATGGTGGCGGGTGTCATCCCGCTTGGTATCGCAGTCGAGGCCTCGGGCACGGCGGACCTCATCGCCGACCTCGTCGTTTCCGTCAGTGAGCTCCTTCCCGTGATCGCGGTTCTGGGGCTGTTCTACCTTGGGACCGCGGTCATCACGGAGATGGTCAGCAACTCCGCCAGCGTCGTATTGCTGTTGCCAATCGGGGTCGAGGTCGCCAGCCAACTCGGCGCCAATCCCTTCGCGTTCGTAATGGCCGTGACCTTCGCCGCCAGCACCCCGCTCCTGACCCCCGTCGGCTACCAGACCAACCTCATGGTCTACGGCCCAGGCGGATACAAATTCACGGATTTCGCACGCGTCGGAGCGCCATTACAATTGATACTGACTGTCGTCACGACAGTCGGTATCGCATTCTTTTGGGGGGTATAATCAGGAGGAGTGGAGAACTAGCAGGGATATCGCAACGCACAGAGCCGAACCGGTAGGTGGTTACCGACTAACGAAGTTCTATTGAAACATATCGATTCGGACCCACGATTGACTGACGAGTCACTCTGAGGGGAACCATTAATGCCGTTTCCTCAACTTGACACTGATGAGGACTGCTAACGAATAATGGATCCACGAACCGTCTTCTACAAGCATCCCTATGCGACTATGGTCACAGCTGTATTTCTATTCTCTCTCGTGATAACATCTTTATACTTCTTTGGCTTGTATCCTGGCGTACCGAAAACACGGCCGAAGCTGGACGGATTACTTACGGTCACAGTGATCCTTTTCGCCGCAACAGCCGGGAGCTGGATCACAGCAATAATTCTGAGATCGGATGATCACTGATCCACTTCGGAGTGGAAATGACGATCCCAATATCAACATTTTGAAAAATCTTTGCCATCTGCTAATCGAATACAAATTGATATGCATAGGTGTTTCTGCAATCATTACACGACAAATTCGTTGAATGCATAGACCCGTGTGCGCCACCGATTTCACGGCATAGGATAGAGTCCTTTTGGTAGAATGTCACATTCACTGAGCCTACTAGTAGAAACTCGCCCGGTAGTGTTCCGGGTGTACATTTCACGGTGATCCGCGACGCGACTACTCCCCTCACTGTGACGGACCCGGCCCGTAGACCGCGAAATCGCAAAAGAAACCGCCGAAACGACGTTTACGATCGGCTCTTCGATTTCGAGCCGTCGCTCCGCGGCGACCTCGTTTCGCGGGCCGCCAGGTCCAGATACGGGGCGACGACGTCGGCGGCCGGCAGTAACTGAAGCGTCTCCTCGTCCGAGTCGTACTCGACGACGCCGGCGTCGGTCAGTTTCGGGACGTGAACGTGAACGAGGCTGGTACAGACCCGTTCGACGTGTTCTCTCGTGTGCTCGCCCTCCGCGAGGGCGAGGTGATCGGCGAGGTCGGGGATCGCGACGGCGCCGACGGCGCGCGAGAGGTGCTGCAAGGTCCGCAACCGCCGCTCGTTCGAGAGCAGGCCGCAGACGGTCGTCGTCGAGAGCGCGCCCTCGCGGCCCGGGTTGCTGTTGGGTTCTGTTGTCGGCATCGGATACTCCGCGCCCGGGTCACTCGGGAGTCCCGTCGACCCCCTGGATCCGAGCACTGGTCGGCCATTGACGGTCGGCGGCTTAAACGTCGGTACCCGATGGCACCACTTGCGTATCCGAGAGTCGCTGTCGCGGCGGTTCGCGAACCGCTTCGGACCCGATCCGTACCAGTTGCTCGCCCGACGCTACTCGTCGAGGAACACGGTCGAGTCCCGCGAGAGCGTCGCCTCGTCGGTCTTCTCGATGGTCACCCGCCAGCTCGGGACGACCGAGGAGGACGAGGTGACGGTCCACGTCCCGGCGACCGTCTCCCCGGCCGCGAATGACTCCAGGACGAGCGTCTGGAGTGCGGATTCGAAGTCGTCCGTGGCGGAACTCGCGCTGTCGTCGGTTTTTGTCGTCATGGGCTGGTGAGTCGCCGACTGCGGGGCCGTGTCACGCCCCGCGGTCTCGACCCCCATAGGCGCGGCCGGTATTTAAGCTTCGCTGGCGGGGCAGTCGACGAACCCCTCGCCCTCGCGCGACTACCTTTATACTCGTGGGTAACGGTATCATAGAACGTGTTCTGAACGAACACAGAGACACCATGACTGGCAAGCAGATTCTCATGATCGTCGGCGACTTCGGGGAGGACTACGAGACGATGGTGCCCTTCCAGGCCCTCCAGGCCGTGGGCCACGAGGTGGAAGCGGTCTGCCCGGAGAAGGCGGCGGGTGACGCCTGCAAGACGGCGATTCACGACTTCCGGGGCGACCAGACCTACCTGGAGGAGCGAGGCCACGACTTCCAGGTGACCGAGACGATGGCCGAGATCGACCCGGCCGACTACGACGCGCTGGTGGTCCCCGGCGGACGGGCGCCGGAGTACCTGCGCACCTACGACGCGGTGATCGAGACGGTTCAACACTTCTTCGAGGAAGACAAGCCCGTGGCGTCGCTCTGTCACGGCCCGCAGATCCTCGCGGCCGCCGACGTGCTCGACGGCTACGAGATGACGACCTATCCGGCCGTGCGCGCCGAGGCCGAG
Above is a genomic segment from Halorientalis sp. LT38 containing:
- a CDS encoding DUF7344 domain-containing protein is translated as MPTTEPNSNPGREGALSTTTVCGLLSNERRLRTLQHLSRAVGAVAIPDLADHLALAEGEHTREHVERVCTSLVHVHVPKLTDAGVVEYDSDEETLQLLPAADVVAPYLDLAARETRSPRSDGSKSKSRS
- a CDS encoding DJ-1/PfpI family protein, yielding MTGKQILMIVGDFGEDYETMVPFQALQAVGHEVEAVCPEKAAGDACKTAIHDFRGDQTYLEERGHDFQVTETMAEIDPADYDALVVPGGRAPEYLRTYDAVIETVQHFFEEDKPVASLCHGPQILAAADVLDGYEMTTYPAVRAEAEAAGCSWVDEVTRDRNLVTAQDWSDHVEWLAEFLDLLGTEIEHGEPAVAADD